A window of Polaromonas hydrogenivorans contains these coding sequences:
- a CDS encoding benzoate-CoA ligase family protein — translation MTAPSNTAPHIPAPGAHFNFAQHLIGCNAAHPARTAYIDDVETVSYGELAERIRRLAAALLAAGVRREERVLLLMNDCSDWPVSFLGAMYAGIVPVALNTLLTSEDYAFMLEHSRAQAVLVSGALLPILQEAMAKAAHEVRAVIVSRPAGSLPEGSVALDNLIAQHAPLAQPASTCPDDPGFWLYSSGSTGKPKGTLHTHANPYWTAELYGKPVLGISERDVCFSAAKLFFAYGLGNALSFPLSVGATVVLMAERPTPAATFKRWIDHQPTVFFGAPTGFAGMLASPDLPAKNQVSLRLASSAGEALPADLGERFTAHFGIEIIDGIGSTEMLHIFLSNLPGKVRYGTTGWPVPGYEVELRGDDGRLVPDGDTGDLYIKGPSAALMYWGNREKSRETFQGAWTKSGDKYVRNADGTYTYSGRSDDMLKVSGIYVSPFEVEATLSQHPAILEAAVIGVPDAEGLTKTKAYVVLKTGQQVSEAELKAFVKERLAPYKYPRSIEFLAELPKTATGKIQRFKLRGLEGAAK, via the coding sequence ATGACCGCCCCATCAAACACCGCGCCCCACATCCCGGCACCCGGCGCGCACTTCAATTTCGCCCAGCACCTGATCGGGTGCAACGCCGCGCACCCCGCCAGGACAGCCTATATCGACGATGTCGAAACGGTGAGCTACGGCGAACTGGCCGAGCGCATCCGCCGTCTGGCCGCCGCACTGCTGGCCGCCGGTGTGCGCCGCGAGGAACGCGTGCTGCTGCTGATGAACGACTGCAGCGACTGGCCGGTCAGCTTTCTGGGCGCGATGTATGCCGGCATCGTGCCGGTGGCGCTCAACACGCTGCTGACGAGCGAAGACTATGCCTTCATGCTGGAGCACAGCCGTGCCCAGGCTGTGCTGGTGTCGGGCGCTCTCTTGCCGATACTGCAGGAAGCCATGGCGAAAGCCGCCCATGAGGTCAGGGCGGTCATCGTCTCGCGCCCCGCCGGGTCACTGCCCGAAGGCAGCGTGGCGCTGGACAACCTGATTGCCCAGCATGCGCCGCTGGCCCAGCCAGCTTCCACCTGTCCCGACGATCCGGGTTTCTGGCTGTATTCCTCCGGCTCCACGGGAAAGCCCAAAGGCACGCTGCACACACACGCCAATCCCTACTGGACCGCCGAGCTGTACGGCAAGCCGGTGCTGGGAATTAGCGAGCGCGATGTGTGTTTTTCCGCCGCCAAGCTGTTCTTTGCCTACGGCCTGGGCAACGCCCTGAGCTTTCCGCTCAGCGTCGGCGCCACCGTGGTCCTGATGGCCGAGCGCCCGACGCCGGCGGCCACCTTCAAGCGCTGGATTGACCACCAGCCCACCGTGTTCTTTGGCGCGCCCACCGGCTTTGCAGGCATGCTGGCCTCGCCCGACCTGCCCGCGAAAAACCAGGTGTCGCTCCGACTGGCGTCTTCGGCCGGCGAGGCCTTGCCAGCCGACCTGGGCGAACGCTTCACGGCCCACTTTGGCATTGAGATCATCGACGGCATCGGTTCGACCGAAATGCTGCACATCTTTTTGTCCAACCTGCCCGGAAAAGTGCGCTACGGCACCACCGGCTGGCCGGTGCCCGGCTACGAGGTGGAGTTGCGCGGCGATGACGGCCGACTGGTTCCCGACGGCGACACCGGCGACCTCTACATCAAGGGGCCGAGCGCGGCGCTGATGTACTGGGGCAACCGCGAGAAGTCGCGCGAAACCTTCCAGGGCGCGTGGACCAAGAGCGGCGACAAGTACGTTCGCAACGCCGACGGCACCTACACCTATTCGGGTCGCAGCGACGACATGCTCAAGGTCAGCGGCATTTACGTCTCGCCCTTCGAGGTCGAGGCCACGCTGTCGCAACATCCGGCCATTCTGGAGGCGGCCGTCATTGGCGTGCCGGACGCCGAAGGCCTGACCAAAACCAAGGCTTACGTGGTGCTCAAGACCGGCCAGCAGGTCAGCGAGGCCGAACTCAAGGCCTTCGTCAAGGAGCGCCTGGCGCCTTACAAATACCCGCGCTCGATTGAGTTTCTAGCCGAGTTGCCCAAGACCGCCACCGGCAAGATCCAGCGCTTCAAGCTGCGCGGTCTGGAAGGCGCGGCCAAATGA
- a CDS encoding 3,4-dehydroadipyl-CoA semialdehyde dehydrogenase: protein MTELLSNYLVGRWQAGTGAGTALFDPVLGTELVRVDATGLDLAAGFDFAREQGGTALRALTYRERAALLSAALKVLQANRDAYYEIATANSGTVKNDSAVDIDGGLFTLGTYARMGDALGERRFMLDGDMARLGKDPLFQSQHVLTSTHGVALFINAFNFPAWGLWEKAAPALLSGVPVIIKPATATAWLTQRMVRDVVEAGIFPPGALSVVCGSSAGLMDQLQPFDVVSFTGSAETAAVIRSHPAVVQRSVRVNIEADSLNSALLLPGEAAGSPAFELLVKEVAREMTVKSGQKCTAIRRVFVPEALYTSVAEALSARLAKTTVGNPRNDTVRMGALVSRSQLAAVRDGLAHLTAQAEILHDGSRHALVDADAALACCVGPTLLGTRDASGSDGADRIHDTEVFGPVATLLPYRDTAHALALVRRGQGSLVTSLYGSDAAALASAALELADSHGRVHVISPDVGALQTGHGNVMPQSLHGGPGRAGGGEELGGLRALNFYHRRSAVQASTDVLAHLRTPSAV from the coding sequence ATGACCGAACTGCTTTCCAATTACCTGGTCGGCCGCTGGCAGGCTGGCACCGGCGCGGGCACTGCGCTGTTTGACCCGGTGCTGGGCACCGAACTCGTGCGCGTCGATGCCACCGGACTCGACCTGGCCGCCGGCTTTGACTTTGCCCGCGAACAAGGCGGCACGGCCCTGCGCGCCCTCACCTACCGCGAGCGCGCCGCCCTGCTGAGCGCGGCACTCAAAGTGCTGCAGGCCAACCGCGATGCCTACTATGAGATCGCCACGGCCAACAGCGGCACGGTGAAAAATGACTCTGCCGTGGACATTGACGGCGGCCTGTTCACGCTGGGCACCTATGCCAGGATGGGTGACGCACTGGGCGAGCGTCGTTTCATGCTCGACGGTGACATGGCGCGGCTGGGCAAAGACCCTCTTTTCCAGTCACAGCATGTGCTGACATCCACGCACGGCGTGGCCCTGTTCATCAACGCCTTCAACTTTCCCGCCTGGGGCCTGTGGGAAAAAGCCGCGCCCGCCCTGCTGTCGGGCGTGCCGGTCATCATCAAGCCCGCCACCGCAACCGCCTGGCTGACGCAGCGCATGGTCAGGGACGTGGTCGAGGCGGGAATTTTCCCGCCGGGCGCGCTGTCGGTCGTGTGCGGCAGTTCGGCCGGACTGATGGACCAGCTCCAGCCCTTCGATGTGGTGTCGTTCACCGGATCGGCCGAAACGGCGGCGGTGATCCGTTCGCATCCAGCCGTGGTGCAGCGCTCGGTGCGCGTCAACATCGAAGCCGACAGCCTGAACTCCGCCCTGCTGCTGCCGGGCGAGGCTGCTGGCAGTCCGGCCTTTGAGTTGCTGGTCAAGGAAGTGGCGCGCGAGATGACGGTCAAGTCGGGCCAGAAATGCACCGCCATCCGCCGCGTTTTCGTTCCCGAGGCTCTGTACACGTCGGTCGCAGAAGCACTTTCCGCGCGCCTGGCCAAGACCACGGTGGGCAACCCACGCAACGACACCGTACGCATGGGCGCGCTGGTCAGCCGCAGCCAGCTGGCAGCAGTGCGCGACGGCCTGGCGCATCTGACGGCGCAGGCGGAAATCCTGCACGACGGCAGCCGCCATGCGCTGGTCGATGCCGATGCGGCGCTGGCCTGCTGCGTCGGGCCGACGCTGCTGGGCACGCGCGATGCCAGCGGAAGCGATGGCGCCGACCGCATCCACGACACCGAGGTCTTTGGCCCGGTGGCCACGCTGCTGCCTTACCGCGACACGGCCCACGCGCTGGCGCTGGTGCGCCGGGGACAGGGTTCGCTGGTGACCTCGCTCTACGGCAGCGATGCCGCCGCGCTGGCGAGCGCTGCCCTCGAATTGGCCGACAGCCACGGCCGGGTGCATGTGATCTCGCCCGACGTGGGCGCACTGCAGACCGGCCACGGCAACGTCATGCCGCAGTCGCTGCATGGCGGGCCGGGCCGCGCGGGTGGCGGCGAGGAACTGGGCGGCCTGCGCGCCCTGAATTTCTACCACCGCCGCAGCGCCGTGCAGGCCAGTACCGACGTGCTGGCGCATCTGCGGACGCCTTCAGCGGTCTGA
- a CDS encoding ABC transporter ATP-binding protein produces the protein MKPSSEFILEASCIHAWYGSSHVLHGIDLAIGRGETIGLLGRNGMGKSTLIRTLLGHVTQRDGRITLFGQDTSRARPHEVARLGVAYVPEGRGVFPNLSVRENLIMAARRGRDGRNDWSYGRVLETFPRLKERLSNLGAQLSGGEQQMLSIGRALMTHPDLIILDEATEGLAPLIVLDIWNVISAIRASGIATLIVDRDYRKVLTQADRALVLQKGQVVLQGNADEVAGSPALADYLGV, from the coding sequence GTGAAGCCTTCTTCTGAATTCATCCTGGAGGCGAGTTGCATCCACGCCTGGTACGGCTCCAGCCATGTGCTGCACGGCATCGACCTGGCCATCGGGCGCGGCGAAACCATCGGCCTGCTGGGGCGTAACGGTATGGGCAAAAGCACGCTGATCCGCACCCTGCTCGGTCATGTGACGCAGCGCGATGGTCGCATCACCCTGTTCGGACAGGACACCTCCCGCGCCAGGCCGCATGAAGTGGCGCGCCTGGGCGTGGCCTACGTGCCCGAAGGACGCGGCGTGTTCCCCAACCTGTCGGTGCGCGAAAATCTGATAATGGCGGCCCGCCGTGGCCGCGATGGTCGCAACGACTGGTCATACGGGCGCGTACTGGAGACCTTTCCGCGCCTGAAGGAGCGGCTGAGCAACCTGGGCGCACAGCTCTCGGGTGGCGAGCAGCAGATGCTGTCGATTGGCCGGGCGCTGATGACGCATCCCGACCTAATCATTCTGGACGAAGCCACCGAAGGCTTGGCGCCGCTGATCGTGCTCGACATCTGGAACGTGATCAGCGCCATCCGCGCCAGCGGCATTGCCACGCTGATCGTGGACCGAGACTACCGCAAGGTGCTAACGCAAGCGGATCGCGCGCTGGTGCTGCAAAAAGGCCAGGTGGTGCTGCAGGGCAATGCCGACGAGGTGGCTGGTAGCCCTGCGCTGGCAGACTACCTGGGCGTGTGA
- a CDS encoding alpha/beta fold hydrolase gives MTEAAFIDIDWAGRPVRIEHQWIARDRAAAPLIVFLHEGLGSVAMWKEFPQRLCEASGCRGLVYSRPGYGRSTPRAAEEVWGLDFMHRQAQEVLPALLEALGIDAATDRPWLLGHSDGASIALLYAARHPQQLAGAIVLAPHILVEDLSVSSIEKVRTAYLETDLRQRLARHHDDPDSAFWGWNDIWLKPAFRHWSIEAEISAIRCPLLAVQGLDDEYGTLAQIHGIARRAAQTELFELADCGHSPHRDQPERLITAITAFIQQQPHGDKP, from the coding sequence ATGACAGAGGCGGCGTTCATCGACATCGACTGGGCGGGTCGCCCGGTCCGCATCGAACACCAGTGGATTGCCCGCGACCGGGCGGCGGCGCCACTGATCGTCTTTTTGCATGAAGGCCTGGGTTCGGTGGCGATGTGGAAGGAGTTTCCGCAGCGCCTGTGTGAGGCTAGCGGCTGCCGGGGGCTGGTGTATTCGCGCCCTGGCTATGGCCGCTCGACGCCGCGCGCCGCCGAAGAAGTCTGGGGCCTGGACTTCATGCACCGCCAGGCCCAGGAAGTGCTGCCCGCCCTGCTGGAAGCGCTGGGCATTGACGCGGCCACCGACCGCCCCTGGCTGCTGGGCCACAGCGATGGCGCTTCCATCGCCCTGCTGTATGCGGCCCGGCATCCGCAGCAACTGGCCGGCGCCATCGTGCTGGCTCCCCATATCCTGGTGGAAGACCTGTCGGTGAGCAGCATTGAAAAAGTGCGAACGGCCTACCTTGAAACCGACCTGCGGCAACGCCTGGCGCGCCACCACGATGATCCGGATTCAGCCTTCTGGGGCTGGAACGACATCTGGCTCAAGCCGGCGTTCAGGCACTGGTCGATTGAAGCCGAGATCAGCGCCATCCGCTGCCCGTTGCTGGCCGTGCAAGGCCTGGACGACGAATACGGCACGCTTGCGCAGATCCACGGCATTGCGCGCCGGGCGGCGCAGACCGAACTGTTTGAGCTGGCCGATTGCGGCCATTCCCCGCACCGCGACCAGCCCGAACGCCTGATCACGGCCATCACTGCTTTCATTCAACAACAACCCCACGGAGACAAACCATGA
- a CDS encoding helix-turn-helix transcriptional regulator — protein sequence MSSNILHVSGLVPDTSILPLQTAELQPAGLQEPQAEEKNPFLAALGDRVRALRARCGMTRKAVSIAADVSERHLANLEYGEGNASILVLLQVARALHCSLAELIGDVTTSTPEWLLIRELLETRDDASLRRVRIAIGELLGTGSGNTALCSRVALIGLRGAGKSTLGALLAEDLGFPFVELSREIEKFAGCSVSEIQALYGMNAYRRYERRALEETIQIYPEAVIATPGGLVSDPATFNQLLSHCTTVWLQADPEDHMTRVLAQGDLRPMAASKQAMEDLKGILAGRAAFYSKAQYKVDTSTQSLELSFQSLRETVRKALQLPV from the coding sequence ATGTCAAGCAATATATTGCATGTATCAGGGTTAGTCCCTGATACCTCCATCCTTCCTCTTCAAACAGCCGAACTGCAGCCCGCCGGGCTTCAGGAGCCACAGGCGGAAGAAAAAAATCCATTTCTCGCAGCCCTGGGAGACCGGGTTCGGGCGCTGCGGGCTCGGTGCGGCATGACACGCAAAGCCGTGTCGATTGCCGCCGATGTGTCCGAGAGGCATCTGGCAAACCTGGAGTACGGCGAAGGCAACGCGTCCATCCTGGTGCTGCTGCAGGTGGCCCGCGCGCTGCACTGCTCACTGGCCGAACTGATTGGCGATGTGACAACCTCGACGCCCGAATGGCTCTTGATTCGCGAACTGCTGGAAACGCGCGACGACGCATCGCTGCGCCGTGTGCGCATCGCGATTGGCGAGTTGCTGGGAACGGGCAGCGGCAACACCGCCCTCTGTTCGCGCGTGGCGCTGATCGGCCTGCGCGGGGCCGGAAAGTCCACGCTGGGCGCCCTGCTGGCCGAAGACCTGGGATTTCCGTTTGTCGAATTGAGCCGGGAAATCGAGAAGTTCGCGGGCTGCAGCGTCTCGGAAATCCAGGCGCTCTACGGCATGAATGCCTACCGCCGCTACGAACGCCGGGCGCTGGAAGAGACGATCCAGATTTACCCGGAAGCCGTCATTGCCACGCCCGGCGGCCTGGTGTCGGACCCGGCCACGTTCAACCAGCTGCTGTCCCACTGCACCACCGTCTGGCTGCAGGCCGACCCTGAAGACCACATGACACGGGTGCTGGCGCAGGGTGACTTGCGGCCCATGGCGGCCAGCAAGCAGGCCATGGAAGACCTCAAGGGCATCCTGGCAGGTCGTGCTGCCTTCTATTCGAAGGCGCAGTACAAGGTCGATACCAGCACCCAGAGCCTGGAACTGTCTTTCCAGTCCTTGCGCGAGACGGTGCGCAAGGCGCTTCAGTTGCCAGTTTGA
- a CDS encoding ABC transporter substrate-binding protein produces the protein MTKIRLHLIAAAAVLCASAASAQAPAKLKVGLMLPYTGTYAALGTAIENGFKQYVAEQGGKLGGREIEFVKVDDESDPSKATDNVNKLIKRDNVDVLIGSVHSGVAMAMAKVAKDTGTLLIVPNAGADAVTGAMCAQNIFRSSFSNWQPGYAMGEVVAKKGHKKVVTITWKYAAGDESVRGFKEAFEKGGGKVVKELSVPFPNVEFQALLTEIAATRPDAVYTFFAGGGAVKFVKDYAGAGLKKSIPLYGAGFLTDGTLEAQGLDADGLLTTLHYADALGTPRDTSFRLAYAKAYKQQPDVYAVQGYDAAQMLGVGLAAVKGDTSKKAEFADALHKAKIDSPRGPFTISRFNNPVQDIYLRQVAGKENKLVGVASKALTDPGRGCRL, from the coding sequence ATGACCAAGATTCGACTTCACCTGATCGCTGCCGCCGCCGTCCTGTGCGCCAGCGCTGCCTCCGCGCAGGCGCCGGCCAAGCTCAAGGTCGGGCTGATGCTGCCCTACACCGGCACCTACGCCGCGCTGGGCACGGCGATTGAAAACGGCTTCAAACAGTATGTGGCCGAGCAGGGCGGCAAGCTGGGCGGGCGCGAAATCGAATTCGTCAAGGTCGATGACGAGTCCGACCCGTCCAAGGCCACCGACAACGTCAACAAGCTGATCAAGCGCGACAACGTCGATGTGCTGATCGGCTCGGTGCATTCCGGCGTGGCAATGGCGATGGCCAAGGTCGCCAAGGACACAGGCACGCTGCTGATCGTTCCCAATGCCGGCGCGGATGCCGTGACCGGGGCTATGTGCGCGCAAAACATCTTCCGCAGTTCATTCTCGAACTGGCAGCCGGGCTACGCCATGGGCGAAGTGGTCGCCAAGAAGGGCCACAAAAAGGTCGTCACCATCACCTGGAAGTACGCAGCCGGCGACGAGTCGGTGCGCGGCTTCAAGGAAGCGTTTGAAAAGGGTGGCGGCAAGGTCGTCAAGGAACTCAGCGTGCCTTTCCCGAACGTCGAGTTCCAGGCGCTGCTGACCGAAATCGCGGCCACCAGGCCCGATGCCGTGTACACCTTCTTTGCCGGTGGCGGTGCTGTGAAGTTCGTCAAGGACTATGCCGGCGCCGGGCTGAAGAAAAGCATTCCCCTGTACGGCGCTGGTTTCCTGACCGACGGCACGCTCGAAGCGCAGGGGCTTGATGCCGACGGCCTGCTGACCACGCTGCACTATGCCGACGCGCTGGGCACGCCGCGCGACACCAGCTTCCGTCTGGCCTATGCCAAAGCCTACAAGCAGCAGCCCGACGTGTATGCGGTTCAGGGTTATGACGCGGCGCAGATGCTGGGCGTGGGACTGGCCGCCGTCAAGGGCGACACCAGCAAGAAGGCCGAGTTTGCCGATGCCCTGCACAAGGCAAAGATCGACAGCCCGCGCGGCCCATTCACGATTTCCAGGTTCAACAACCCGGTGCAGGACATCTATTTGCGCCAGGTCGCGGGCAAGGAAAACAAGCTTGTCGGCGTCGCCAGCAAGGCGCTGACCGATCCGGGTCGCGGCTGCCGGCTGTAA
- a CDS encoding branched-chain amino acid ABC transporter permease, whose protein sequence is MNHSKTLFVLLAFAGLALYPLMAGNYGIDLVTKMMVYAIFALSLELLVGTTGLICFGQAAFFGIGAYAAVLLPAQTDAPSLLWLLPACVLAAALYALAVGALSLRTKGAYFIMVTLAFAQMAYYVVHDTPLGGGTDGIYLTLKPVLGTLIDLDKPLVLYGFTLLMLVGVFGFLALLARSRFGRALAGIRVNEQRMRATGFSTYPYKLAAFVISGGIAGLAGFLFAVKDGFVNPEMMSWHLSGAVLIMIILGGLGHLRGALVGAFAFALLQEFFKSEAVFGDFARHWHLGLGLSIIASVVLLPRGLVGLPGQLRARLVGRSNLQGVRHEAV, encoded by the coding sequence ATGAACCACTCCAAAACCCTTTTCGTGCTGCTGGCCTTTGCCGGGCTGGCGCTATATCCGCTGATGGCGGGCAACTACGGCATTGACCTGGTCACCAAGATGATGGTGTATGCCATCTTTGCGCTCAGCCTGGAGTTGCTGGTCGGCACCACCGGGCTGATCTGTTTCGGCCAGGCGGCGTTCTTCGGCATCGGCGCCTATGCCGCCGTGCTACTGCCCGCGCAGACCGACGCGCCTTCGCTGCTCTGGCTGCTGCCGGCCTGCGTGCTGGCGGCGGCGCTGTATGCGCTGGCCGTAGGCGCGCTGTCGCTGCGCACCAAGGGCGCCTACTTCATCATGGTCACGCTGGCTTTTGCGCAGATGGCTTACTACGTGGTGCACGACACGCCGCTGGGCGGCGGCACCGACGGCATTTACCTGACCCTGAAACCGGTGCTCGGCACGCTGATCGACCTGGACAAGCCGCTGGTGCTGTACGGTTTCACGCTGCTCATGCTGGTGGGGGTTTTCGGCTTTCTGGCGCTGCTGGCGCGGTCGCGCTTTGGCCGCGCGCTTGCGGGCATTCGCGTCAACGAGCAGCGCATGCGCGCCACCGGCTTTTCAACCTATCCGTACAAGCTCGCGGCCTTCGTGATCTCGGGCGGCATTGCCGGGCTGGCGGGCTTTCTGTTTGCCGTCAAGGATGGCTTCGTCAACCCTGAAATGATGAGCTGGCACCTGTCCGGCGCGGTGCTCATCATGATCATCCTGGGCGGGCTCGGTCATTTGCGCGGCGCGCTGGTCGGCGCGTTCGCCTTTGCACTGTTGCAGGAATTCTTCAAGTCCGAAGCGGTGTTTGGCGACTTCGCCCGGCACTGGCATCTGGGCTTGGGCCTGAGCATCATTGCCAGCGTGGTGTTGTTGCCACGCGGGCTGGTCGGCTTGCCCGGACAACTCCGCGCCCGGCTGGTGGGCCGCAGCAACCTGCAGGGAGTGCGCCATGAAGCCGTCTGA
- a CDS encoding DUF4863 family protein — MSPTEFREQITQLTAQLAGRPLDAGLDAWLNAEHGVETDTYRQLKQACMTGVAEGWLCEREGGGIRYGRIFKPADDLHGFSVDVVDMQDIAGPHHAHPQGEIDLIMPLDDNAQFDGRPAGWLVYPPGSAHRPTVSSGRALVLYLLPQGSIEFTRH; from the coding sequence ATGTCACCCACCGAATTTCGCGAACAGATCACGCAACTGACAGCCCAGCTGGCTGGCCGCCCCCTGGATGCCGGTCTGGATGCCTGGCTCAATGCAGAGCATGGAGTCGAAACCGACACGTATCGGCAACTGAAGCAAGCCTGCATGACCGGCGTTGCCGAGGGCTGGCTGTGCGAGCGCGAGGGCGGCGGCATCCGTTATGGCCGCATCTTCAAGCCGGCCGATGACCTGCACGGCTTTTCGGTCGATGTGGTGGACATGCAGGACATCGCCGGCCCGCACCATGCGCATCCGCAGGGCGAAATCGACCTGATCATGCCGCTGGACGACAACGCGCAATTCGATGGCCGCCCCGCCGGCTGGCTCGTTTATCCGCCGGGCAGCGCGCACCGCCCCACCGTGTCCAGCGGACGCGCCCTGGTGCTCTACCTCCTGCCCCAGGGCAGCATCGAATTCACCCGCCACTGA
- a CDS encoding ABC transporter ATP-binding protein, with the protein MKPSEISSDVSPEVLLRGREITRRWGGLLALNGVSLDLARGSVHAVIGTNGAGKSTLINILSGEIPPSSGSVELLGQEVTGWTQPRRARLGLGRSYQRNTIYPSFSVFENCRLAAQAATQKPWQWWRSAQHCDASLSAAHDAASRAGLNDLLDRPAGLLSHGQKRQLEIAMCLATAPQVLLLDEPLAGMGAEETERMLALLAELKPGHAILLVEHDMDAVFRIAERITVMVNGAVIASDTPAGIRSNPQVQAAYLGDH; encoded by the coding sequence ATGAAGCCGTCTGAAATCTCGTCTGATGTCTCGCCTGAAGTGCTGCTGCGCGGGCGCGAAATTACCCGCCGCTGGGGTGGCCTGCTGGCACTGAACGGCGTGTCGCTGGATCTGGCGCGCGGCAGCGTGCATGCCGTGATTGGCACCAACGGCGCCGGTAAATCCACTTTAATCAACATCCTGTCCGGCGAAATTCCGCCGTCGAGCGGCAGCGTCGAACTGCTCGGCCAGGAGGTGACGGGCTGGACGCAACCCCGGCGTGCCCGCCTGGGCCTGGGCCGCAGCTACCAGCGCAACACCATCTACCCCAGCTTCAGCGTGTTCGAGAACTGCCGGCTGGCCGCGCAGGCCGCCACCCAGAAGCCGTGGCAATGGTGGCGCAGCGCGCAGCATTGCGATGCCAGCCTGTCGGCTGCGCACGATGCAGCCTCCCGCGCCGGCCTGAACGACTTGCTCGACCGCCCGGCCGGACTGCTGTCGCACGGGCAAAAGCGCCAGCTCGAAATCGCCATGTGCCTGGCCACAGCGCCGCAGGTGCTGCTGCTCGACGAGCCGCTGGCCGGCATGGGCGCGGAAGAGACCGAGCGCATGCTCGCGCTGCTGGCCGAACTCAAGCCCGGCCATGCCATCTTGCTGGTCGAACACGACATGGATGCGGTGTTCCGCATTGCCGAACGCATCACCGTCATGGTCAATGGCGCAGTGATTGCCAGCGACACGCCCGCCGGCATACGCAGCAACCCGCAGGTGCAGGCCGCCTATCTTGGAGACCATTGA
- a CDS encoding branched-chain amino acid ABC transporter permease produces the protein MDLSIFLIQCLNALQYGLLLFLVASGLTLIFGIMGVINLAHGSFYMIGAYMAYALAPVVGSTFGGGFFATLAVGVVLAVLLGYVLEWAFFSFLYEREHLQQVLMTYGLILVFEELRSLLVGDEVHGVEVPAFLAGTLPLGELMTYPVYRLFVSGVCLVLALGMYLIFTRTRLGMMIRAGSTNREMVQSLGIDIKFLYRVVFAAGLGVAVLAGMVAAPVSSVYPGMGDSVLIICFVIVVIGGIGSIRGALLAALLIGFVDTFGKVFLPQAAGVLVYVLMALILLWKPDGLFKAG, from the coding sequence ATGGACCTTTCCATCTTCCTGATCCAGTGCCTCAATGCACTTCAATACGGGCTGCTTTTGTTCCTGGTCGCCTCCGGGCTGACGCTGATCTTCGGGATCATGGGCGTCATCAACCTGGCGCATGGCAGCTTCTACATGATTGGCGCCTACATGGCCTACGCCCTGGCGCCTGTGGTGGGCAGCACTTTTGGCGGCGGCTTTTTTGCCACGCTGGCGGTGGGCGTGGTGCTGGCGGTACTGCTCGGCTATGTGCTGGAGTGGGCGTTCTTCAGCTTTCTTTATGAACGCGAGCATCTGCAGCAGGTCTTGATGACTTACGGGCTGATCCTGGTGTTCGAGGAACTGCGCAGCCTGCTGGTCGGCGACGAGGTGCATGGCGTCGAAGTGCCGGCCTTTCTGGCGGGCACGCTGCCGCTGGGCGAGCTGATGACCTACCCGGTGTACCGGCTGTTTGTCTCCGGCGTGTGCCTGGTGCTGGCGCTGGGCATGTACCTGATCTTCACCCGCACGCGGCTCGGAATGATGATCCGCGCCGGCAGTACCAACCGCGAGATGGTGCAGTCGCTGGGCATCGACATCAAGTTTTTGTACCGCGTCGTGTTCGCCGCCGGTCTGGGCGTGGCGGTGCTGGCCGGCATGGTGGCCGCGCCGGTGTCGTCGGTCTATCCGGGCATGGGTGACTCGGTGCTGATCATCTGTTTCGTCATCGTCGTGATCGGCGGCATCGGCTCGATTCGCGGCGCACTGCTGGCGGCGCTCTTGATCGGCTTTGTCGATACCTTTGGCAAGGTGTTTTTGCCGCAGGCCGCTGGCGTGCTGGTGTATGTCCTCATGGCGCTGATCCTGCTGTGGAAACCCGATGGCCTGTTCAAGGCCGGATGA